In Tenacibaculum pacificus, a single window of DNA contains:
- the rpsM gene encoding 30S ribosomal protein S13 has protein sequence MARIAGIDIPKNKRGVIALTYIFGIGNSRAKEVLAETKIDESIKVQDWSDDQIAAIREQVGSFTIEGELRSEVQLSIKRLMDIGCQRGIRHRLGLPLRGQRTKNNSRTRKGKRKTVANKKK, from the coding sequence ATGGCAAGAATAGCAGGTATTGATATTCCAAAGAATAAAAGAGGTGTTATCGCTTTAACTTACATCTTTGGTATAGGAAACAGTAGAGCTAAAGAAGTTTTAGCAGAGACAAAAATAGACGAAAGTATCAAAGTTCAAGATTGGAGCGATGATCAAATTGCAGCAATTCGTGAGCAAGTAGGTAGTTTTACTATTGAAGGTGAGTTACGTTCTGAGGTTCAATTAAGCATTAAGCGTTTAATGGATATCGGATGTCAGAGAGGTATACGCCATAGACTTGGTTTACCTTTAAGAGGTCAAAGAACAAAGAATAACTCTCGTACAAGAAAAGGTAAGAGAAAAACTGTAGCTAACAAGAAAAAATAA
- the infA gene encoding translation initiation factor IF-1, with the protein MAKQPAIQQDGTITEALSNAMFRVELENGHIVTAHISGKMRMHYIKLLPGDKVKLEMSPYDLSKARITYRY; encoded by the coding sequence ATGGCTAAACAACCAGCAATTCAACAAGACGGAACAATTACTGAAGCATTATCAAATGCAATGTTTCGTGTAGAATTAGAAAACGGACATATTGTTACGGCTCACATTTCAGGGAAAATGCGTATGCATTATATTAAACTATTACCAGGAGATAAGGTAAAGTTAGAAATGAGCCCATATGATTTATCAAAGGCAAGAATTACTTACAGATATTAA
- the rpsH gene encoding 30S ribosomal protein S8 codes for MYTDPIADFLTRVRNAIAANHRVVEIPASKLKKEMTKILFDQGYVLSYQFNDDKVQGTIKIALKYDRDTKESVIRKIQRISTPGLRKYVGSKEMPRVLNGLGIAIVSTSKGVMTNKKAKQENVGGEVLCYVY; via the coding sequence ATGTATACAGATCCAATCGCGGATTTTCTTACTCGAGTAAGAAATGCTATTGCAGCAAATCATCGAGTAGTAGAGATTCCTGCTTCTAAATTGAAGAAGGAAATGACGAAGATTTTGTTCGATCAAGGTTATGTTTTAAGTTATCAATTTAATGATGATAAAGTTCAAGGAACTATCAAGATAGCTTTAAAATATGATCGTGACACGAAAGAGTCAGTAATCAGAAAAATTCAAAGAATTTCAACACCAGGTTTACGTAAATACGTTGGTTCTAAAGAGATGCCAAGAGTATTAAACGGGTTAGGTATTGCTATTGTTTCAACATCAAAAGGTGTTATGACAAATAAAAAAGCAAAACAAGAAAACGTTGGTGGTGAGGTATTATGTTACGTTTATTAA
- the rplF gene encoding 50S ribosomal protein L6 yields MSRIGKSPIALPQGVEVKVDGNVVTVKGKLGELTQELKSEITAEIEDGVLTVKRASDSKDHRAAHGLYRSLISNMIEGVSKGYTKELELVGVGYRASSQGQKLDLALGFSHNIVLNIAPEVKVETVSDKGKNPIVKLSSFDKQLVGQVAAKIRSFRAPEPYKGKGIKFVGEILRRKAGKSA; encoded by the coding sequence ATGAGTAGAATAGGAAAAAGTCCAATCGCATTACCACAAGGTGTTGAAGTTAAAGTAGACGGAAATGTGGTTACAGTAAAAGGTAAATTAGGAGAATTAACTCAAGAGTTAAAGTCTGAAATTACTGCAGAAATTGAAGATGGTGTTTTAACAGTTAAAAGAGCATCAGATAGTAAAGATCATAGAGCAGCACACGGTTTATACCGTTCTTTAATCAGTAACATGATTGAAGGTGTTTCTAAAGGATATACTAAGGAATTAGAATTAGTAGGTGTTGGTTATAGAGCATCTAGTCAAGGGCAAAAATTAGACTTAGCTTTAGGTTTTTCTCATAATATTGTTTTAAACATTGCTCCAGAAGTAAAGGTTGAAACAGTATCTGATAAGGGTAAAAACCCAATTGTTAAGTTATCTTCATTTGATAAGCAGTTAGTTGGTCAAGTTGCAGCTAAAATCCGTTCTTTCCGTGCTCCAGAGCCGTATAAAGGGAAAGGGATTAAGTTTGTAGGAGAGATATTAAGAAGAAAAGCAGGTAAATCTGCATAA
- the rpmD gene encoding 50S ribosomal protein L30, translating into MSKIKVTQVRSKIGRLKSQKATLEALGLRKLNQTVEHNATAPILGMVKTVSHLVSVEEIK; encoded by the coding sequence ATGAGTAAAATTAAAGTTACACAAGTAAGAAGTAAAATTGGTCGCCTTAAAAGTCAAAAAGCAACGTTAGAGGCATTAGGTTTACGTAAATTAAACCAAACTGTAGAGCACAATGCAACAGCTCCAATTTTGGGAATGGTAAAAACAGTTTCACACTTAGTTTCTGTAGAGGAAATTAAATAA
- the rpsD gene encoding 30S ribosomal protein S4 translates to MARYTGPKTKIARKFGEAIFGEDKSFEKRNYPPGQHGNARRRGKKSEYATQLMEKQKAKYSYGILERQFSNLFKKASASKGITGEVLLQLCESRLDNVVFRLGIANSRRGGRQLVSHRHITVNGEIVNIPSYDVQAGDVIAVREKSKSLLAIENSLAANSNVYEWLSWNSDLKSGTFIKAPERLQIPENIKEQLIVELYSK, encoded by the coding sequence ATGGCAAGATATACAGGACCAAAAACTAAAATTGCTCGTAAGTTTGGTGAAGCAATTTTTGGAGAAGATAAATCTTTTGAAAAAAGAAATTATCCTCCAGGACAACACGGAAACGCAAGAAGAAGAGGTAAGAAATCGGAATATGCTACCCAGTTAATGGAAAAGCAAAAAGCGAAATATTCTTACGGAATTTTAGAGCGTCAATTTAGTAACTTATTTAAGAAAGCTTCTGCTTCTAAAGGAATTACTGGTGAGGTTTTATTACAATTATGTGAATCTCGTTTAGATAACGTTGTTTTCCGTTTAGGAATTGCTAACTCAAGAAGAGGTGGTCGTCAATTAGTTTCTCACCGTCACATTACTGTGAATGGAGAAATTGTTAACATTCCTTCATATGATGTACAAGCAGGAGACGTTATTGCTGTAAGAGAGAAATCTAAATCATTATTAGCTATTGAAAATTCTTTAGCTGCAAACAGTAATGTTTACGAATGGTTAAGCTGGAATTCTGATTTAAAATCTGGTACTTTTATTAAAGCACCTGAAAGATTACAGATTCCTGAAAACATCAAAGAGCAATTGATCGTAGAATTATATTCTAAATAA
- the rplO gene encoding 50S ribosomal protein L15 encodes MSLHNLKPAVGSTKNRKRIARGEGSGKGGTATRGHNGQKSRSGYSRKIGFEGGQMPLQRRVPKFGFTNINRKEYVGVNLEKLQELVENGKISDTVTLAILVENRLARKNDLVKILGNGELKAKLNITVHKFTATAKAAIEAAGGEVVTL; translated from the coding sequence ATGAGTTTACATAACTTAAAACCTGCAGTAGGATCTACAAAGAACCGTAAACGTATAGCACGTGGAGAAGGTTCTGGTAAAGGAGGTACTGCAACAAGAGGTCATAATGGTCAGAAATCTCGTTCTGGTTATTCTCGTAAAATAGGATTTGAAGGAGGTCAGATGCCACTTCAAAGACGTGTACCTAAATTTGGTTTCACAAACATTAATCGTAAAGAGTATGTTGGTGTAAATTTAGAGAAATTACAAGAATTAGTTGAAAACGGAAAGATTTCAGATACAGTAACTTTAGCGATTTTAGTAGAAAATCGTTTAGCTCGTAAAAATGACTTAGTAAAAATACTAGGAAATGGTGAGTTAAAAGCTAAATTAAACATAACCGTACATAAATTTACTGCAACAGCGAAAGCGGCTATTGAAGCTGCAGGTGGTGAGGTAGTTACATTATAA
- a CDS encoding citrate synthase: MADIAKLQIGENTYEFPLIKGTENETAIDIKTLRGASGGVITIDPGYKNTGSCLSAITFLNGEEGILRYRGYSIEELAEKSDFLEVAFLLIFGELPTAGELEKFKKDICAQSIVDEDIRKIVDAFPRTAHPMGVISSLTSALTAFNPTSVNVDSEEEMYNAIVKILGKFPVLVAWTMRKKQGLPLDYGDCNLGYVENTYKMMFKQPNKDYVRNDIVVNALNKLLILHADHEQNCSTSTVRITGSSHAGLFASLSAGISALWGPLHGGANQAVLEMLEAIKADGGDTKKYMAKAKDKNDPFRLMGFGHRVYKNFDPRAKIIKVAAEEVLNDLGIDDPILEIAKGLAEEALSDPYFVDRKLYPNVDFYSGIIYRAMGIPVEMFTVMFALGRLPGWIAQWREMRLGKEPIGRPRQIYTGANHRAFVEVSKR; this comes from the coding sequence ATGGCAGATATAGCAAAACTACAAATAGGTGAAAATACATATGAATTTCCTTTAATTAAAGGAACTGAAAATGAAACTGCAATTGATATCAAAACTTTAAGAGGAGCTTCTGGAGGTGTTATTACTATTGATCCAGGGTATAAAAACACAGGTTCTTGTTTAAGTGCTATTACATTTTTAAATGGTGAAGAAGGAATTTTAAGATATAGAGGTTATTCTATTGAAGAATTAGCAGAAAAATCAGATTTTTTAGAAGTAGCTTTTTTATTAATTTTTGGAGAATTACCAACTGCAGGTGAATTAGAAAAGTTTAAAAAAGATATTTGTGCACAATCTATAGTTGATGAAGATATCAGAAAAATAGTAGATGCATTTCCTAGAACTGCACATCCAATGGGTGTTATTTCATCATTAACATCTGCTTTAACAGCATTTAATCCTACTTCTGTAAATGTAGATTCAGAAGAAGAGATGTATAATGCAATTGTTAAAATTTTAGGTAAATTTCCTGTATTAGTAGCATGGACAATGCGTAAAAAACAAGGACTTCCTTTAGATTATGGTGACTGTAATTTAGGATATGTAGAGAACACTTATAAGATGATGTTTAAGCAACCTAATAAAGATTATGTTAGAAATGATATAGTTGTAAATGCATTAAATAAATTATTGATTTTACATGCTGATCATGAGCAAAACTGTTCAACATCTACAGTAAGAATAACAGGTTCTTCTCACGCAGGATTATTTGCATCACTTTCAGCAGGTATTTCAGCTTTATGGGGACCATTACATGGTGGAGCAAATCAAGCCGTTTTAGAAATGTTAGAAGCTATCAAAGCTGATGGTGGAGATACTAAAAAGTATATGGCTAAAGCGAAAGATAAAAACGATCCTTTCCGTTTAATGGGATTCGGACACCGTGTTTATAAAAACTTTGATCCAAGAGCAAAAATTATTAAAGTTGCTGCAGAGGAAGTTTTAAATGATTTAGGTATTGATGATCCTATTTTAGAGATAGCAAAAGGATTGGCTGAAGAAGCTTTAAGTGACCCTTATTTTGTTGATAGAAAATTATATCCAAATGTAGATTTTTATTCAGGGATTATATACAGAGCAATGGGAATTCCTGTAGAGATGTTTACAGTAATGTTTGCTTTAGGACGTTTACCTGGATGGATAGCACAATGGAGAGAAATGCGTTTAGGTAAAGAGCCTATTGGAAGACCTCGCCAAATTTATACAGGAGCAAATCACAGAGCATTTGTAGAGGTTAGTAAAAGATAA
- a CDS encoding WGR domain-containing protein produces MKHLEKHLILKENENINFCIISFKDKTYTIVNGILGQKSTIEITHFDDNKTAEETIKQLITSKTAQGYKEEIQPNDISVFSIAMENLKTEDATQFENRLLTLKKLTGIYYTEDKHPFVQFLGIKMKDESFVTTPILDEYLKKHINEVSTSALVAVVQMTLQNIYFNFKATDFAVEEIIKRKDINAQLAIIAQFFEACEYYGAGHRFWSNTNQDKLIDNHFPKFQPEALLKLLEELPTDMLSGEDGDAMELLFIPALNNTDNQEIQQNILIILETYKKEYEEEGYVEDDYFEGLFEEISADASDYVIKGLEQIEERKKNLLESN; encoded by the coding sequence ATGAAACATCTAGAAAAACACCTTATTCTTAAAGAGAATGAAAATATTAACTTTTGTATTATATCTTTTAAAGATAAAACATATACTATTGTTAATGGAATATTAGGTCAAAAATCAACTATAGAAATAACTCATTTTGATGATAATAAAACAGCAGAAGAAACAATAAAACAACTTATTACTTCTAAGACAGCACAAGGATATAAAGAAGAAATACAACCTAATGATATTTCTGTGTTTTCTATCGCTATGGAAAATTTAAAAACTGAAGATGCAACTCAATTTGAAAATAGGCTTCTTACTTTAAAAAAATTGACAGGTATTTATTATACTGAAGACAAACATCCTTTTGTTCAATTTCTTGGGATAAAAATGAAAGATGAAAGTTTTGTTACTACACCTATATTAGATGAATATTTAAAAAAACACATTAATGAAGTTTCAACATCGGCATTAGTAGCTGTTGTTCAAATGACATTACAAAATATTTATTTTAATTTTAAAGCTACTGATTTTGCTGTGGAAGAAATTATCAAAAGAAAAGATATAAATGCTCAACTAGCTATTATAGCCCAGTTTTTTGAAGCTTGTGAATATTATGGCGCTGGACATCGTTTTTGGAGTAATACCAATCAAGATAAATTAATTGACAATCATTTTCCTAAATTTCAACCTGAAGCCTTATTAAAATTACTAGAAGAACTTCCTACAGATATGCTTAGTGGTGAAGATGGTGACGCTATGGAACTTCTTTTTATTCCTGCATTAAACAATACTGATAATCAAGAAATACAGCAAAATATCTTAATAATTCTAGAAACTTATAAAAAAGAATATGAAGAAGAAGGTTATGTAGAAGATGATTATTTTGAAGGATTATTTGAAGAAATATCAGCCGATGCTTCTGATTATGTAATCAAAGGACTTGAACAAATAGAAGAACGTAAAAAAAACTTACTTGAAAGTAATTAA
- the secY gene encoding preprotein translocase subunit SecY, with the protein MNFINTLKDIWKIEELKEKLLLTFGLIAVYRFMSAVPLPGIDPTQLTALQDSTSSGLLGLLNAFTGGAFARASVMALGIMPYISASIVVQLMGIAVPYLQKLQKDGESGRKKITQITRWLTIAITLFQAPTYIGIIQNQMGLGPEAFLVTGVTFWVSSIILLTAGTVFAMWLGERITDKGVGNGISLLITVGILANFPSAFIQELVSKQTAGAGGIMMILIELIVWFVVILLTVLLVTAVRKVAVQYARRTAVTDIKDVDGARQYIPLKLNASGVMPIIFAQAIMFLPVALGQKFPALSNLTDNFGLWYNVIFAILIIVFSYFYTAITIPTNKMAEDLKRSNGFVPGYKPGEETANYLDAVLSKITFPGSLFLAALSILPAIIVKFGVTQNWAMFFGGTSLIIMVGVAIDTIQQINSYLLNSRYDGLMKTGNSNRKSLK; encoded by the coding sequence ATGAATTTTATAAATACATTAAAAGACATTTGGAAGATAGAAGAGTTAAAAGAGAAATTACTTTTAACCTTTGGTTTAATTGCTGTATACCGTTTTATGTCGGCAGTTCCATTACCTGGAATTGATCCTACACAGTTAACAGCATTGCAAGACAGTACTTCAAGTGGACTTTTGGGTTTATTAAACGCATTTACAGGTGGGGCATTTGCTAGAGCGTCAGTAATGGCTCTTGGTATAATGCCTTATATTTCTGCTTCTATTGTAGTTCAGTTAATGGGTATCGCGGTACCGTATCTACAAAAATTACAAAAAGATGGAGAAAGTGGGCGTAAGAAAATTACGCAAATTACAAGATGGTTAACAATTGCTATTACATTGTTTCAAGCACCAACTTATATTGGTATTATTCAAAACCAAATGGGTCTTGGTCCAGAAGCTTTCTTAGTAACAGGAGTTACATTTTGGGTGTCATCAATTATTCTTTTAACTGCAGGAACAGTTTTTGCAATGTGGTTAGGAGAGCGAATTACAGACAAAGGAGTTGGTAATGGAATTTCATTATTAATTACAGTAGGTATTTTAGCTAATTTTCCGTCTGCGTTTATTCAAGAACTAGTTTCTAAACAAACAGCAGGAGCAGGAGGTATTATGATGATTTTAATAGAATTAATAGTTTGGTTTGTAGTGATTTTGTTAACTGTATTATTAGTTACAGCAGTACGTAAAGTTGCGGTTCAATACGCACGTCGTACAGCAGTTACTGATATTAAAGATGTTGACGGTGCTCGCCAGTACATTCCTTTAAAATTGAATGCATCTGGTGTAATGCCAATTATTTTTGCACAAGCTATTATGTTTTTACCAGTAGCTTTAGGACAGAAATTCCCAGCATTGAGTAATTTAACGGATAACTTCGGATTGTGGTATAACGTTATATTTGCTATCTTGATTATTGTATTTAGTTATTTTTATACGGCGATTACAATCCCTACAAATAAAATGGCTGAAGACTTAAAGAGAAGTAATGGTTTCGTTCCAGGTTATAAACCAGGAGAAGAAACTGCAAATTATTTAGACGCTGTGTTATCTAAGATAACATTTCCAGGATCTTTATTTTTAGCAGCCTTATCTATTTTGCCAGCAATAATTGTAAAGTTTGGGGTAACTCAAAACTGGGCAATGTTTTTTGGAGGAACATCTTTAATCATTATGGTTGGAGTTGCAATAGATACTATACAGCAAATTAACTCGTATTTATTAAATAGTCGTTATGACGGTTTAATGAAGACAGGTAACAGTAACAGAAAATCATTAAAATAG
- the carA gene encoding glutamine-hydrolyzing carbamoyl-phosphate synthase small subunit, whose product MKYQQRKKALVLLADGTIFYGKSIGIEGTSTGEICFNTGMTGYQEVFTDPSYFGQLMVTTNAHIGNYGINNEEVESEGIKISGLICRNFSFTHSRVDSDGNLLDWFKKHNLVAISDVDTRALVAYIRDNGAMNAIISTDVDNIEDLKKQLADTPNMEGLELASRVSTKEPYFVGDENSPIKVSALDIGIKKNILRNLVKRGAYIKVYPYNATFEQMSDFNPDGYFISNGPGDPEPLVDAQNTAKEIIARNLPLFGICLGHQVIALANGISTYKMHNGHRGINHPVKNLITGKGEITSQNHGFAINREETEAHNDVEISHVHLNDHTVAGIRMKSKNVFSVQYHPEASPGPHDAEYLFDEFIENIKKAKTEA is encoded by the coding sequence ATGAAATATCAACAACGTAAAAAAGCACTAGTTTTGTTAGCAGACGGAACTATCTTCTATGGAAAGTCTATTGGAATAGAAGGCACTTCAACTGGAGAAATTTGTTTTAATACAGGTATGACTGGTTACCAAGAAGTATTTACTGATCCTTCTTATTTTGGTCAATTAATGGTAACAACCAATGCACATATTGGTAATTACGGAATTAACAACGAAGAAGTAGAGTCTGAAGGAATTAAAATTTCTGGATTAATTTGTCGTAATTTTAGTTTTACACATTCTCGTGTAGATTCTGATGGAAATTTATTAGACTGGTTTAAAAAACATAACTTAGTTGCTATTTCTGATGTAGACACCAGAGCATTGGTTGCTTATATTAGAGATAACGGAGCTATGAATGCTATTATTTCTACAGATGTAGATAATATAGAAGATTTAAAGAAACAGTTAGCAGATACGCCTAACATGGAAGGTTTAGAGCTAGCTTCTAGAGTATCAACTAAAGAACCATATTTTGTTGGAGATGAAAACTCACCAATTAAAGTATCTGCATTAGATATTGGAATTAAAAAGAATATCTTAAGAAACTTAGTAAAAAGAGGAGCATATATAAAAGTATATCCTTATAATGCTACTTTTGAGCAAATGAGTGATTTTAATCCTGATGGTTATTTTATCTCAAATGGTCCTGGAGATCCTGAGCCTTTAGTAGATGCTCAAAATACAGCAAAAGAAATTATAGCAAGAAATTTACCTTTATTTGGAATCTGTTTAGGACACCAAGTAATTGCTTTAGCTAACGGAATTTCTACTTATAAAATGCATAATGGACATAGAGGTATTAATCATCCTGTAAAAAACTTAATTACAGGTAAAGGTGAAATTACTTCTCAAAACCATGGTTTTGCTATTAATAGAGAAGAAACAGAAGCTCATAATGATGTAGAAATTTCACATGTACATTTAAATGATCATACTGTTGCTGGTATCAGAATGAAATCTAAAAATGTATTTTCAGTTCAGTATCATCCAGAAGCAAGTCCTGGACCACATGATGCGGAATACTTATTTGATGAGTTTATTGAAAATATCAAAAAAGCAAAAACTGAAGCATAA
- the rplQ gene encoding 50S ribosomal protein L17, with the protein MRHGKKFNHLGRQTAHRKAMLANMGCSLIEHKRINTTVAKAKAFRTFIEPIITKSKTDTTHNRRTVFSYLRSKEAVTELFKEVSVKIGDRPGGYVRIIKLGNRQGDNAPMAMVELVDYNEIYNPKGNKAKKNTRRSRRGGAKTADAAAETQTSQEEE; encoded by the coding sequence ATGAGACACGGAAAGAAATTTAATCATTTAGGTAGACAAACAGCGCACAGAAAGGCAATGTTAGCTAATATGGGATGTTCTTTAATAGAGCACAAACGTATTAACACAACTGTAGCTAAAGCGAAAGCTTTTCGTACGTTTATTGAGCCTATTATTACTAAATCTAAAACAGATACAACTCATAATCGTCGTACAGTATTTAGCTATTTACGTAGCAAAGAAGCTGTAACGGAATTATTTAAAGAAGTTTCTGTAAAGATTGGAGACAGACCAGGAGGATATGTACGTATCATCAAATTAGGAAACCGTCAGGGAGATAATGCTCCTATGGCAATGGTTGAATTAGTTGATTACAACGAAATTTACAATCCAAAAGGAAACAAAGCTAAAAAGAACACTCGTCGTAGCCGTCGTGGTGGAGCTAAGACTGCTGATGCAGCTGCTGAAACTCAAACTTCACAAGAAGAAGAATAA
- the rpsE gene encoding 30S ribosomal protein S5, which translates to MLGYKNVERVKPSGLELVDKLVGVQRVTKVTKGGRAFGFSAIVIVGDGNGVVGHGLGKSKDVASAIAKAIEDAKKSLVRIPLLDGTLPHEQKGRFGGAKVFIKPASRGTGVIAGGAVRSVLESVGVKDVLSKSQGSSNPHNVVKATFDALLQLRNAATIAKQRGISLEKVFNG; encoded by the coding sequence ATGTTAGGATATAAAAACGTAGAAAGAGTAAAACCAAGCGGATTAGAGCTTGTAGATAAATTAGTAGGTGTACAACGTGTTACTAAAGTAACTAAAGGGGGTAGAGCATTTGGTTTCTCTGCAATCGTAATAGTTGGAGATGGTAACGGTGTTGTTGGTCATGGATTAGGTAAATCTAAAGATGTTGCTTCTGCAATTGCTAAAGCGATTGAAGATGCAAAGAAAAGTTTAGTACGCATTCCTCTTTTAGATGGAACTTTACCTCATGAACAGAAAGGTAGATTTGGTGGTGCGAAAGTATTTATCAAGCCTGCTTCTCGTGGTACAGGAGTTATCGCCGGTGGTGCAGTACGTTCAGTATTGGAATCAGTTGGTGTTAAAGACGTATTATCTAAATCTCAAGGGTCATCAAATCCTCACAACGTAGTTAAAGCAACTTTTGATGCTTTATTACAATTACGTAATGCTGCAACTATTGCTAAGCAAAGAGGTATTTCTTTAGAGAAAGTTTTTAACGGTTAA
- the eno gene encoding phosphopyruvate hydratase, protein MSIIINIHARQIFDSRGNPTVEVDVTTENGVIGRAAVPSGASTGEHEAVELRDGGKDYMGKGVLNAVKNVNTLISQELLGVSVFEQNMIDQLMIDLDGTPNKSVLGANAILGVSLAVAKAAANELGLPLYRYIGGVSANTLPVPMMNIINGGSHSDAPIAFQEFMIMPVKAKNFTEAMKIGSEIFHHLKSVLHDRNLSTAVGDEGGFAPTLDGTEDAIETIALATKNAGYKFGEEVMIALDCAAAEFFVDGKYDYTKFEGAKGKIRTSKEQADYLASLAEKYPIISIEDGMDENDWEGWKYLTEISGDKVQLVGDDLFVTNVERLSRGIENGIANSILIKVNQIGTLTETISAVNMAHNAGYTSVMSHRSGETEDNTIADLAVALNCGQIKTGSASRSDRMAKYNQLLRIEEELDGTAYFPQDKAFKIK, encoded by the coding sequence ATGAGTATTATAATCAACATTCACGCACGTCAAATTTTTGATTCAAGAGGTAATCCAACTGTAGAAGTAGATGTTACTACAGAAAATGGTGTTATTGGTAGAGCAGCAGTTCCTTCAGGAGCTTCTACAGGAGAACACGAAGCTGTTGAATTACGTGATGGCGGAAAAGATTATATGGGTAAAGGAGTATTAAACGCTGTAAAAAACGTTAATACATTAATTTCTCAAGAATTATTAGGAGTATCTGTTTTTGAACAAAACATGATTGATCAACTTATGATCGATTTAGATGGTACTCCAAATAAATCTGTTTTAGGAGCAAATGCTATTTTAGGTGTTTCTTTAGCGGTAGCAAAAGCTGCTGCAAATGAGTTAGGTTTACCTTTATATAGATATATTGGTGGTGTTTCTGCAAATACATTACCTGTTCCAATGATGAATATCATTAACGGAGGATCACATTCTGATGCACCAATTGCATTTCAAGAATTTATGATAATGCCTGTTAAAGCTAAAAACTTTACAGAAGCAATGAAAATTGGTTCTGAAATTTTTCATCATTTAAAAAGTGTTTTACATGATAGAAATTTATCAACAGCAGTTGGAGATGAAGGAGGTTTTGCACCAACTTTAGACGGTACTGAAGATGCTATTGAAACAATTGCTTTAGCAACTAAAAATGCAGGATACAAATTCGGAGAAGAAGTTATGATTGCTTTAGATTGTGCTGCCGCTGAATTTTTTGTTGATGGTAAATATGATTATACTAAGTTTGAAGGAGCTAAAGGAAAAATCAGAACAAGTAAAGAACAAGCAGATTATTTAGCTTCTTTAGCTGAAAAATATCCTATTATTTCTATTGAAGATGGTATGGATGAAAACGACTGGGAAGGTTGGAAGTATTTAACTGAAATTTCTGGTGATAAGGTACAATTAGTTGGAGACGATTTATTTGTAACTAATGTAGAGCGTTTATCTAGAGGAATTGAAAATGGAATTGCAAATTCAATTTTAATTAAAGTAAACCAAATAGGAACTTTAACTGAAACAATTTCAGCAGTAAATATGGCACATAATGCAGGTTATACTTCTGTAATGAGTCATCGTTCTGGTGAAACAGAAGATAATACAATTGCTGATTTAGCAGTCGCTTTGAACTGTGGACAGATTAAAACTGGTTCAGCTTCTCGTTCTGATAGAATGGCAAAATACAATCAATTATTACGTATTGAAGAAGAATTAGATGGAACAGCTTATTTTCCACAAGACAAAGCTTTTAAAATTAAATAA
- the rplR gene encoding 50S ribosomal protein L18: MALSKLERRQRIKYRIRKVITGTAVKPRLSVFRSNKEIYAQLIDDVTGVTLASASSRDKEITSGSKSEAAAAVGKAIAERAAAKGFETISFDRNGFLYHGRIKVLAEAAREAGLKF, from the coding sequence ATGGCATTATCAAAGCTTGAAAGAAGACAACGAATTAAGTATAGAATTAGAAAAGTTATTACTGGAACAGCTGTTAAACCTAGGTTATCAGTTTTCAGAAGTAACAAAGAAATTTATGCTCAATTAATTGATGACGTTACTGGTGTAACATTAGCATCTGCATCATCAAGAGATAAAGAAATTACATCTGGTTCTAAATCAGAAGCTGCTGCTGCAGTAGGGAAAGCAATTGCTGAAAGAGCTGCTGCAAAAGGTTTTGAAACTATTTCTTTTGATAGAAATGGGTTTTTATACCACGGTAGAATTAAAGTATTAGCTGAAGCTGCTAGAGAAGCTGGTTTAAAATTTTAA
- the ykgO gene encoding type B 50S ribosomal protein L36 yields MKVRASLKKRSAECKIVRRKGRLYVINKKNPRFKQRQG; encoded by the coding sequence ATGAAAGTAAGAGCATCATTAAAGAAGAGAAGCGCCGAGTGCAAAATTGTACGACGAAAAGGCAGATTATACGTAATAAATAAAAAGAATCCTAGATTTAAACAAAGACAAGGGTAA